From one Tiliqua scincoides isolate rTilSci1 chromosome 14, rTilSci1.hap2, whole genome shotgun sequence genomic stretch:
- the MIF gene encoding macrophage migration inhibitory factor, producing MPMFVVQTNVSRDAVPESLLGELTQQLAKATGKPAQYIAIHIVPGQLMSFGGSSEPCALCSLHSIGKIGGQQNKSYTKLLCDLLTKHLHIPADRVYINYYDMNAANVGWNGSTFA from the exons ATGCCGATGTTCGTGGTGCAGACCAACGTCAGCCGGGACGCCGTGCCCGAGAGCCTGCTCGGGGAGCTCACGCAGCAGCTGGCTAAGGCCACCGGCAAGCCCGCACAG TACATCGCGATCCACATCGTGCCGGGCCAGCTGATGTCCTTCGGGGGCTCCTCCGAGCCCTGCGCCCTCTGCAGCCTGCACAGCATCGGCAAGATCGGCGGGCAGCAGAACAAGAGCTACACCAAGCTGCTCTGCGACCTGCTCACCAAGCACCTGCACATCCCCGCCGACAG GGTCTACATCAACTACTATGATATGAATGCAGCCAACGTGGGGTGGAATGGCTCCACCTTTGCCTAG
- the DDX51 gene encoding ATP-dependent RNA helicase DDX51, with the protein MELFRVPRYSGDGEGGQPGEQARLLLRRLQERVRTRQQQQQQPPPPPPAEQRPGGQAASAGDPEKEPRERVCKRRLSEEESRPAGAPGQRGRRRPGFGPADKLSPEQQRPAGACRGGEATAPQEGAEAGSKSNLESSLGSRGTAIEREEGPGRAAEEGQDGQQEVAVSGLVVNPKTAPPPSSVIVLGGYDQKAVQKVQPLLPQWLAQPELVQRRIKENLIPLQDVPGIHPKLVKKLQANGIESWFPVQAEVIPAILKSASNGFLAGRGGYQPSDICVSAPTGSGKTLSFVIPVVQALLGRVVCQVRALAVLPTKELAHQVTKVFNIYTDGTGLKVVQLTGQKSFAKEQEALVEKTLTGFRSLADIVVATPGRLVDHLQQSQHFSLRELRFLIIDEADRMIDGMHQDWLAQVVRAVHRAEEEDSGLARLFRRTEQGPLTAARVSCLQIPLQKLLFSATLTRNPEKLQQLNLYKPCLFTPASEEEAGAPQADQKKYTLPEGLSQYYVPCSLSSKPLFLLHFLLRLKFSRILCFTNSKETSHRLFLLVRAFGGITVAEFSSRLSPSERKRTLKEFEQGKLQLLISTDATARGIDVDGVKCVISYDAPQFIRTYIHRVGRTARAGRAGLAFTMLLKQQEHKFLVMLKEAGLPELERQLVRSEHIQPLLEQYEEALAELGSIIKEEQAKKRS; encoded by the exons ATGGAGCTGTTCCGAGTTCCCAG GTACTCCGGCGACGGAGAGGGCGGCCAACCGGGCGAGCAGGCGCGGCTGCTTCTGCGACGGCTGCAAGAGCGGGTGCGGacccggcagcagcagcagcagcagccgccgccgcctcctcctgcaGAGCAGAGGCCCGGAGGCCAGGCAGCCTCCGCAGGGGACCCCGAGAAGGAGCCCAGGGAGAGGGTCTGCAAGAGGAGGCTGAGCGAGGAGGAGTCCCGCCCTGCCGGAGCCCCCGGGCAGCGCGGCAGGAGGCGGCCGGGCTTCGGGCCTGCGGACAAGCTCTCCCCGGAGCAACAGAGGCCAGCTGGagcctgcaggggaggggaagccaCTGCCCCGCAGGAAGGGGCTGAAGCAG GAAGCAAATCCAACTTGGAGAGTTCTTTGGGAAGCAGAGGTACAGCAatagagagagaggagggtcctGGAAGGGCAGCGGAAGAGGGCCAAGATGGGCAACAAGAGGTGGCTGTGTCTGGGCTGGTGGTAAATCCAAAGACAGCTCCACCCCCGTCTAGCGTAATTGTCCTTGGCGGCTATGACCAAAAGGCTGTGCAGAAG GTGCAACCTCTTCTCCCCCAATGGCTTGCCCAGCCCGAGCTTGTACAGAGGCGGATCAAAGAGAACCTCATCCCACTACAGGATGTTCCGGGAATCCACCCCAAGCTGGTGAAGAAATTGCAGGCCAACGGAATAGAATCCTGGTTTCCAG TTCAGGCTGAAGTGATTCCAGCCATCCTGAAGAGCGCATCCAATGGGTTTTTGGCTGGGAGGGGTGGCTACCAACCAAGCGATATCTGTGTCTCTGCTCCTACGGGCAGTGGTAAAACACTCTCCTTTGTCATTCCTGTGGTACAG gccttgctgggACGAGTTGTGTGCCAGGTGCGAGCCCTGGCGGTCTTGCCCACCAAGGAGTTGGCCCACCAG GTGACGAAAGTATTCAACATTTACACGGACGGGACAGGATTGAAAGTGGTCCAGCTGACTGGGCAGAAATCTTTTGCGAAGGAGCAAGAGGCTCTTGTGGAGAAAAC GCTGACTGGGTTCCGCAGTCTGGCGGACATTGTCGTGGCCACTCCAGGTCGCCTTGTGGACCATCTTCAGCAGAGCCAACACTTCAGCCTGAGAGAGCTTCGTTTTCTG ATCATTGATGAGGCTGATCGCATGATTGATGGCATGCACCAGGACTGGCTTGCGCAGGTGGTGAGGGCTGTGCACCGGGCAGAAGAGGAGGATTCCGGCCTTGCCAGGCTCTTccggaggacagaacaggggccTCTCACAGCAGCCAG GGTCAGCTGCCTACAGATCCCTCTGCAGAAGCTCCTCTTCTCGGCCACCCTGACCCGGAACCCTGAGAAACTTCAGCAGTTGAACCTCTACAAGCCTTGCCTCTTCACACCGGCCTCTGAGGAGGAAGCAGGGGCTCCGCAGGCAGACCAGAAGAAATACACCCTTCCAGAGGGGCTCTCG caATATTATGTGCCCTGCAGCCTCAGTTCCAagcccctcttcctcctgcacttCCTGCTGAGGCTGAAGTTCTCCCGCATCCTCTGCTTCACCAACAGCAAAGAAACGTCACACAG GTTGTTCCTGCTGGTCCGCGCCTTTGGTGGCATCACTGTGGCCGAGTTCTCGTCCCGCCTGAGCCCGAGCGAACGGAAGCGGACACTGAAGGAGTTTGAGCAGGGGAAGCTTCAgct CCTGATCAGCACAGATGCCACAGCCCGAGGAATCGACGTGGACGGAGTGAAATGTGTCATCAGCTACGATGCCCCTCAGTTCATCCGGACCTACATCCACCG GGTCGGCCGAACGGCACGTGCTGGGAGAGCTGGTCTGGCCTTCACCATGCTGCTGAAACAGCAG GAACACAAATTTCTGGTGATGCTGAAGGAAGCCGGCCTTCCGGAGTTGGAACGGCAGCTGGTGAGGAGTGAGCACATTCAGCCTCTGCTGGAGCAGTATGAGGAGGCACTGGCTGAGCTGGGGAGCATCATCAAG GAGGAGCAAGCCAAGAAGCGGTCTTGA